GATAGCGGTTCCAGTACCAGGTGCCGCCGACCCCGGTGCCGGTCTCGAACACGCGGACGCGCAGGCCCATCTCGCGCAGCCGGTAGAGCTGGTACATGCCGGAGAGGCCGGCGCCGATGATGATGACGTCGTAGTCGAGCGCAGCCGTCTGCGACGGGGGTTGGTCCTGGCGCGGTGCGGCCACCTGTCGTTGCTCCCTGATGCGTTGATTGCCGGCAAGGCTAGCCGGTCTTGCCGCGGCCGACAAACCGCGCAGAGCGGGGCAGCCATCGCGATTTGCCGGGTGCGCTGTTCGAGCGCGGCATTCCGTGCGGCGGACAGCACGCCCGGTGCCTTTACTCGACCTTGGGATTTCCTCTATCGTCGCTGCGATTTTATGCACGTCATTCCGGGGCGATGCCAAGCATCGAGCTATGATGTGCTGTGCGCATCTGTGGTCTGGTCCTTCGGACCATCCCGGAATGACGGGACAATCAAGAACAAGGAATCCGAATGAACGATCCCGTTGACGTCCTGATCATCGGCGCCGGCGCCTCCGGTGCCGCGGTGGCCTGGAGCCTCGCCGACACCAAGATGCATATCCTCTGTCTCGATCAGGGCGGCTGGATGAACCCGGCGGAATATCCGAGCACGGGCCGGGACTGGGAGGCGAAATTCTACGGCGACTGGTCGACCAGCCCGAATATCCGCGGCCGGCCCGAGGACTATCCGATCAACGACGACAATTCCCCGATCAAGGTCGTCAATTTCAACGGCGTCGGCGGTTCGACCGTGATGTACACCGCGCACTGGCCGCGGCTGCATCCCTCCGATTTCAAGGTGAAGACGCTCGACGGCGTCGCCGACGACTGGCCGATCGATTACGACGCGCTGACCCCGTTCTTCGAGGAGAACGATCGCATGATGGGCACGTCGGGCCTGTCAGGCGATCCACTTTCGCCCCTGAGCCATCCGCCAATGCCGCCGCAGCCGCTCGGGCTCTCCGGTCCGCTGATCGGCAAGGCGATGAACAAGCTCGGCTGGCACTGGTGGCCGTCGGATACCACGGTGGCGACGATGGATTACGAGGGCAGGGCGCGATGCATCAATCTCGGCCATTGCACGCCGGCCTGCGCGCAGGGTGCCAAGGCGTCGACCGACATCACCTATTGGCCGCATGCGATGCGCGCCGGCGTCGAGCTCAAGACGCATTGCCGGGTGCGCGAGATCCTGACCAATGAGCACGGCATGGCCTCCGGCGTCGTGTATTACGACAAGGATGGCGTCGAGCAGTTTCAGCCGGCCGAGGTGGTGATCATCGCCTGCAACGGCGTCGGCACGCCGCGGCTGCTGCTCAACTCGGCGTCGAGCAAGTTTCCGAACGGCCTGGCCAACTCGTCCGGCCTGGTCGGCAAGAACCTGATGTTCCACCCTTACGCGCAGATCTACGGCTTCGTGAAGGAGCCGACCGATAGCAACCGCGCGCCGCCGACCTGCCTGTGGAGCAAGGAGTTCTACGACACCGATCTGTCGCGCGGCTTCGTCCGCGGCTACGGCATCCAGTTCGGCCGCGGCGCCGGGCCGGTGTTCGAGGCCGTCGCGAGCGAGCAGAAGGGGATCCTGCCGTGGGGCGCGGACCACCACCGCGTCTTCCGCAAGCTCAACGGCCATCGTCTCGCGGTCTCGGCGATCTGCGAGGACCTGCCGGAAGAGCACAACCGCGTCACGCTCGATCCCGTATTGAAGGACAGCCATGGCATCCCGGCGCCGAAGATCGACTACACGATCAGCGCGAACAGCCGGAAGATGATGGACCACGCACTGGCGCGCGGCCGGGAGATTCTTGAGGTTGCCGGCGCCACCGACATCTGCATCAACGATCCGATCCCGTGGGGCGGCTGGCATTTGCTCGGCACCGCGCGGATGGGCACCGATCCGTCACGCTCTGTCGTCAACGAATGGGGCCGCTCGCACGACGTGAAGAACCTCTTCATCGTCGACGGCAGCATTTTCGTGACCTCGGGCGGCGTCAACCCGACCTCCACCATCCAGGCCCTCGCGCTCTACATCGCCGACCAGATGAAGCAGCGCCTCGCCAACCTGTTCGACTGAGACCGCCATGTCCGATAGCAATGAACTGACCGCAGCCCAGCGCGCCGATCTTCGCACCATCGCCGCGATGATCATTCCCGCCAGCGACGAGTACAAGGTGCCGGGTGCTGACGATCCGGCGATCCAGGCGGACATGCTCAAGACGCTCGGGCGCGACACCGCGCTGGTCGCGCAGGCGCTGGACCATTTGGCGTTGCTCGGCGGGAGGCCGCTCGCCGAGCTCGACGATGCCAGGCGCGACACCGTGGCGAAGGAGTTTCGGGCCAGCGGCGGCGCCGCGGCCGCGACGCTCGTCCGCGTGGTGCTGCAGTGCTACTACCGCGACGATCGCGTGCTGCGCTCGCTCGGCCTCGAGCTCCGCGCGCCGTTCCCGACGGGGCATGTTTTGCCCGAAGGCGACTGGTCGCTGCTAGATCCGGTCAGGGCGCGCGGCGGCACGCTGCGGCGGGCGACCTAGCAGGGCTGGCCTGCGCTAGATGTAACCACTTGCGGCGGCGGGAACCGGTCACCATCTGAGGAGACCAAAGGACTCTCGCCATGTTGGATTATACTTCAGATATCGCCGATGACAGGCCGTCATCGCGAACGGCTGACGCTACCCGGGACAATGACCGGGTTTTGCTGGATGCCTATTCCAATGCCCTGATCGACGTGACCGAACGCGTCGGACCGGCGGTCGTCCGTGTCGAAACCGGACCGAAGGTACGCAATGCCCGCGAGCGGAGCGGGCTCGGCTCGGGCATCGTGATCTCACCCGATGGGCTCGTGCTGACCAACAGCCACGTGGTCGGATCGTCGAAGGAGATCCGTCTGCGCGACACCGAAGGCTTCGTCACCGACGCCCATGTGCTCGGCGTCGATCCCGACACCGATCTCGCATTGCTGCGGGCTGACGGCGCGCGCGATCTGCCCTATGCCTCGCTCGGCAATTCCAAGACCTTGCGGCGCGGCCAGCTCGTGGTCGCGATCGGCAATCCGCTCGGCTTTGAATCGACCGTTACCGCCGGCGTGGTGTCGGCGCTCGGCCGCTCGATCCGTTCGGTCAGCGGACGGACTATCGAGGACGTGATCCAGACCGATGCGGCGCTCAATCCCGGCAACTCCGGCGGGCCGCTGGTGTCGTCGAAGGCGGAGGTGATCGGCATCAACACCGCGATCATCAACGGCGCGCAGGGCATCTGCTTTGCGGTCGCCAGCAACACCGCGCAGTTCGTGCTGTCGGAGATCATCCGCCACGGTTATGTCCGCCGCGCCTATATCGGCGTCGCCGGCCAGACCGCGCCGGTGCCGCGGCGGCATGCGGTGCTCGCCGGGGTCGAGAACAAGATGGGCGCGCTGCTCATGCAGATCGAGCCGAACAGTCCGGCCGCGCGGGCAAGCCTGTTGCCGGGCGATGTGGTGATCAGGCTTGACGGCATCGAGATCAACGGCGTCGACGATCTGATCCGCGCGCTCGATCACAGCCGGATCGGCCGGACCCTGTCGATGGACGTGCTGCGCCTCGGCCGCCTGCGCGCGATCGACATCCACCCGATCGAAAGGAAGCCTGCGAAGCAGTGAGGGCTCATCCGGAAGCTAAGACCTCATGGTGAGGAGCTGCCAACGGGTGCGCGCGAAGCGCGTCCCGATGACAGGCTCCGCAGCGCCCCGAACCATGAGGCCCCGCTGGTAGCCTCATGGTTCGGGATGCGCGTTCCGCGCTCCTCAGGGGTGACGGATCTATGCTCGTCATTGCGAGCGAAGCGAAGCAATCCATAGCACGGCATACGCGGTAACATGGATTGCTTCGTCGCTATCGCTCCTCGCAATGACGGGGTGAACAGATTCACAAGCTCAGGATGAGGAGTAAGAGACGACGCCGTCACTACTGCAGCGCCGCCAACTCGTCGGACTGCTCGATCATCATCATGCGACCGGTACCGGCAGCACGACAAAACGGGCGTTCGGCGTCGCGGCATCGTCCGCTAAACTGCGCCTTCGCCGTCTGACGCGTGCCGCTAGCAGCCGCGTGGAAATTATTTTCCGACCGCCTGCGTGGTCGTGCTCGTAAGCGCTTTTGGCTACGCGATCTGTGTGGACCGACTAGGCTAGGGCGTATACTCATAAACGTGCAAAATGTCGGGTCTTGGAGGCGAAGCGGAAATCTTGTGCTCGTCCTGAGCTTTGCCGGTCGTGACCCTTAACCGACTTCGGGTGGCGGCTGGAGGACGCCATCCAGCATCATGGCCGCTGCGCTCCAGCGGGAGCTGCGCGACTGGGGCACTGTCCTGACAGCGCAGGACTGCGAGGCTATAATGGCCAACGTTCTCGAACGCGCCGGCACCGCGGCGCATGCAACGAGCAAGGCCATGAAAGTCAAAGACCTGATAGATGAGCTGCAGAAGCTCGATCCGGAGACGCTGGTCGTCACGTCCAGTCCTGACGGCTTCGCTCTGTATGAGCCGACATTTGACCGCGAATGGATCACGATAGACCGGTTCGGTAGTCCGCAGCGCGCCATGTCAGGCGAGTCCGGAGCGGTGCAGGCCGTCAGGCTCTAAGCCTCCGCGAAGTTCTCCTGCACATAGAGCTTGATGCGCCTGCCGATCGTATCGTGTTTGGGTACGTCTGGTTCGAACGCCGGGACCGGCACAACGTTGTAGGAGGCGGAGATGAAACCCATCAAAGGCGAATTGATCCGAACAATCGTGAACGAAGCCGGCGATGAAGTGGGCCAGACCAACCTCGACGGCACGCTTATCAAAGGGCACTACGAAATCGACGCCGAGCTAAAGCTCCACCACAAACTGTTCTTCAGGACCAGCGGCGCGCTGACAAAGATAAACTGCATCACCATTGACCATACCGCGCACAAGATCACGCTGGCGGTGGACGGCTTTAGTCGGGCTTGAGCCGATGATGGGCGCGCCTGTTTGGCGTGCTTGGGCCGGCCGATATCAGAAGACCGCTGCGGCCAGCCCCTATGGCGGCCAGCACAATCAGCACGGCGAATACCAGCAGGCAGCTTCCACCGCGCACGTTCATCGCGACCTCCGGTCCAGATGCTGTCTGAATTTATTTCCAGTAGATCAATCGCCACTGGGGCATCGCCCCGCCCGTTGAACCCGAGGGGCCTCGCCCGGCACCGGTTGCCTTTGGGGTAAAGCAGACATCAAATGGAAGGCGAGGCCCACAGACTCGGTCGAGAATGACCCCGAACGGACATCTGACCAGAGACGATACCGTAACGATAGGTCTGGAAATGTTCGTCTTTCCTGATCTGTTCCTATGGGCGGTAGGGTGCTGGCCTGTTTCGACCCCCAGTGGCCTGATTTGAAAAGCGAAGTGGCCGAATTTGATTCAGATCAAGCGTGTGGACATCGCGCGAACAGCAATGGTGCCCATTCCCATTGCGAACGAATCGTTGGTGCTGGCCTGTTTCAGTTCAGCGGGGCTCTAGCTGATCGCCATTGAAAATGTGCAACATGCCCGAGAAGGCAGGATGATCCGCTTCAACGACATAGCGGACTGCGCCCGCCCGATTCGTAAAAACAGAAACGATGAAACCCGGATATTCGTAGCCTGATCGCTTCTTTACTCGGTCGCCTACATCGAACGGTGCGTCTGTCATTTAATTCCCCGTGGCCGCCTCAGTTGGCGGCCTCTTTCATATCAGGCCAAGCCGGGAATGT
The DNA window shown above is from Bradyrhizobium sp. ISRA464 and carries:
- a CDS encoding GMC family oxidoreductase, with amino-acid sequence MNDPVDVLIIGAGASGAAVAWSLADTKMHILCLDQGGWMNPAEYPSTGRDWEAKFYGDWSTSPNIRGRPEDYPINDDNSPIKVVNFNGVGGSTVMYTAHWPRLHPSDFKVKTLDGVADDWPIDYDALTPFFEENDRMMGTSGLSGDPLSPLSHPPMPPQPLGLSGPLIGKAMNKLGWHWWPSDTTVATMDYEGRARCINLGHCTPACAQGAKASTDITYWPHAMRAGVELKTHCRVREILTNEHGMASGVVYYDKDGVEQFQPAEVVIIACNGVGTPRLLLNSASSKFPNGLANSSGLVGKNLMFHPYAQIYGFVKEPTDSNRAPPTCLWSKEFYDTDLSRGFVRGYGIQFGRGAGPVFEAVASEQKGILPWGADHHRVFRKLNGHRLAVSAICEDLPEEHNRVTLDPVLKDSHGIPAPKIDYTISANSRKMMDHALARGREILEVAGATDICINDPIPWGGWHLLGTARMGTDPSRSVVNEWGRSHDVKNLFIVDGSIFVTSGGVNPTSTIQALALYIADQMKQRLANLFD
- a CDS encoding trypsin-like peptidase domain-containing protein, whose product is MLDYTSDIADDRPSSRTADATRDNDRVLLDAYSNALIDVTERVGPAVVRVETGPKVRNARERSGLGSGIVISPDGLVLTNSHVVGSSKEIRLRDTEGFVTDAHVLGVDPDTDLALLRADGARDLPYASLGNSKTLRRGQLVVAIGNPLGFESTVTAGVVSALGRSIRSVSGRTIEDVIQTDAALNPGNSGGPLVSSKAEVIGINTAIINGAQGICFAVASNTAQFVLSEIIRHGYVRRAYIGVAGQTAPVPRRHAVLAGVENKMGALLMQIEPNSPAARASLLPGDVVIRLDGIEINGVDDLIRALDHSRIGRTLSMDVLRLGRLRAIDIHPIERKPAKQ